One genomic window of Lagenorhynchus albirostris chromosome 17, mLagAlb1.1, whole genome shotgun sequence includes the following:
- the PPP1R16A gene encoding protein phosphatase 1 regulatory subunit 16A isoform X4 produces MAEHLELLAEMPTVGRMSTQERLKHAQKRRAQQVKMWAQAEKEAHGRRGQRTQSQKEAADGRPQKRVLFPPSVALLEAAARNDLEEVRQFLESGVSPDLANEDGLTALHQSCIDDFREMVQQLLEAGAKVNARDSECWTPLHAAATCGHLHLVELLIAGGADLLAVNTDGNMPYDLCEDEQTLDCLETAMASRGITQDSIERARALPELHMLEDIRSLLQEGADLNAPRDHGATLVRTGPRGTQAGEAAAGTQAGEPAAGRTRAGTQGPAVCLQLHIAAASGFGEAAALLLEHGASLSTKDRDGWEPLHAAAYWGQVQLVELLVAHGADLNGKSLMEETPLDVCGDEEVRAKLLELKHKHDALLRAQGRQRSLLRRRTSSAGSRGKVVRRVSLTQRTSLYRKEHAQEAIVWQQPPPTSPEPSEEDEDRQTDAELRRPPPEEEDPEAARQHNGRVGAPPGRHLYSKRLDRSVSYQLSSLENTTPDALVQAKAPHTLAELKRQRAAAKLQRPPPEGLGAAESELPVDTATPQLECGCGAGGDPPLLRLTAPSEAARVEKRPCCLLM; encoded by the exons AGCGGACGCAGTCACAGAAGGAGGCGGCCGACGGCCGGCCACAGAAGCGGGTCCTCTTCCCCCCAAGCGTTGCCCTTCTGGAGGCGGCTGCCCGGAATGACCTGGAGGAAG TCCGTCAGTTCCTCGAGAGTGGGGTCAGCCCTGACCTGGCCAATGAGGACGGCCTGACCGCCCTGCATCAG AGCTGCATTGATGACTTCCGGGAGATGGTGCAGCAGCTCCTGGAGGCTGGGGCCAAGGTCAATGCCCGTGACAGTGAGTGCTGGACACCCTTGCACGCCGCGGCCACCTGTGGCCACCTGCACCTGGTGGAGCTGCTCATTGCTGG TGGTGCCGACCTCCTGGCAGTCAACACGGACGGGAACATGCCCTATGACCTGTGTGAGGACGAGCAGACACTGGACTGCCTGGAGACGGCCATGGCCAGCCGTG GCATCACCCAGGACAGCATCGAGCGGGCCCGGGCCTTGCCCGAGCTGCATATGCTGGAGGACATCCGGAGCCTGCTGCAGGAGGGGGCAGACCTCAATGCCCCCCGGGACCACGGCGCCACGCTGGTGAGGACGGGGCCACGCGGGACGCAGGCAGGGGAGGCTGCTGCCGGGACGCAGGCAGGGGAGCCTGCTGCCGGCCGAACCAGGGCCGGGACTCAGGGGCCGGCGGTTTGCCTGCAGCTACACATCGCCGCAGCCAGCGGGTTCGGCGAGGCGGCTGCCCTGCTGCTGGAACACGGGGCCAGCCTGAGCACCAAGGACCGCGACGGCTGGGAGCCGCTGCACGCAGCGGCCTACTGGGGCCAG GTGCAGCTGGTGGAGCTGCTCGTGGCACACGGGGCTGACCTGAACGGCAAATCCCTGATGGAAGAGACGCCTCTCG ACGTGTGCGGGGACGAGGAGGTGCGGGCCAAGCTGCTGGAGCTGAAACACAAGCACGACGCGCTCCTGCGCGCCCAGGGCCGCCAGCGTTCTCTGCTGCGTCGACGCACCTCTAGTGCCGGCAGCCGGGG GAAGGTGGTGAGGCGGGTGAGCCTGACCCAGCGCACCAGCCTGTACCGCAAGGAGCACGCCCAGGAGGCCATCGTATGGCAACAGCCCCCGCCTACCAGCCCGGAGCCGTCAGAGGAGGATGAGGACCGCCAGACAGACGCGGAGCTCCGGCGGCCGCCCCCCGAA GAGGAGGACCCAGAGGCGGCCAGGCAGCACAACGGCCGAGTGGGGGCGCCCCCCGGGCGGCACCTGTACTCCAAGCGGCTGGACCGAAGTGTCTCCTACCAGCtgagctccctggagaacaccACCCCTGACGCCCTGGTCCAGGCCAAGGCCCCCCACACCCTGGCAGAGCTGAAGCGTCAGCGGGCTGCCGCTAAGCTGCAGCGACCCCCGCCTGAGGGGCTCGGGGCCGCTGAGTCTGAACTGCCTGTGGACACTGCGACCCCCCAGCTGGAGTGTGGCTGTGGGGCTGGAGGAGACCCACCCCTGCTCAGACTCACAGCCCCCTCAGAAGCAGCCCGCGTGGAGAAGAGGCCGTGCTGCCTGCTCATGTGA
- the PPP1R16A gene encoding protein phosphatase 1 regulatory subunit 16A isoform X5: MAEHLELLAEMPTVGRMSTQERLKHAQKRRAQQVKMWAQAEKEAHGRRGQRTQSQKEAADGRPQKRVLFPPSVALLEAAARNDLEEVRQFLESGVSPDLANEDGLTALHQSCIDDFREMVQQLLEAGAKVNARDSECWTPLHAAATCGHLHLVELLIAGGADLLAVNTDGNMPYDLCEDEQTLDCLETAMASRGITQDSIERARALPELHMLEDIRSLLQEGADLNAPRDHGATLLHIAAASGFGEAAALLLEHGASLSTKDRDGWEPLHAAAYWGQVQLVELLVAHGADLNGKSLMEETPLDVCGDEEVRAKLLELKHKHDALLRAQGRQRSLLRRRTSSAGSRGKVVRRVSLTQRTSLYRKEHAQEAIVWQQPPPTSPEPSEEDEDRQTDAELRRPPPEEEDPEAARQHNGRVGAPPGRHLYSKRLDRSVSYQLSSLENTTPDALVQAKAPHTLAELKRQRAAAKLQRPPPEGLGAAESELPVDTATPQLECGCGAGGDPPLLRLTAPSEAARVEKRPCCLLM, encoded by the exons AGCGGACGCAGTCACAGAAGGAGGCGGCCGACGGCCGGCCACAGAAGCGGGTCCTCTTCCCCCCAAGCGTTGCCCTTCTGGAGGCGGCTGCCCGGAATGACCTGGAGGAAG TCCGTCAGTTCCTCGAGAGTGGGGTCAGCCCTGACCTGGCCAATGAGGACGGCCTGACCGCCCTGCATCAG AGCTGCATTGATGACTTCCGGGAGATGGTGCAGCAGCTCCTGGAGGCTGGGGCCAAGGTCAATGCCCGTGACAGTGAGTGCTGGACACCCTTGCACGCCGCGGCCACCTGTGGCCACCTGCACCTGGTGGAGCTGCTCATTGCTGG TGGTGCCGACCTCCTGGCAGTCAACACGGACGGGAACATGCCCTATGACCTGTGTGAGGACGAGCAGACACTGGACTGCCTGGAGACGGCCATGGCCAGCCGTG GCATCACCCAGGACAGCATCGAGCGGGCCCGGGCCTTGCCCGAGCTGCATATGCTGGAGGACATCCGGAGCCTGCTGCAGGAGGGGGCAGACCTCAATGCCCCCCGGGACCACGGCGCCACGCTG CTACACATCGCCGCAGCCAGCGGGTTCGGCGAGGCGGCTGCCCTGCTGCTGGAACACGGGGCCAGCCTGAGCACCAAGGACCGCGACGGCTGGGAGCCGCTGCACGCAGCGGCCTACTGGGGCCAG GTGCAGCTGGTGGAGCTGCTCGTGGCACACGGGGCTGACCTGAACGGCAAATCCCTGATGGAAGAGACGCCTCTCG ACGTGTGCGGGGACGAGGAGGTGCGGGCCAAGCTGCTGGAGCTGAAACACAAGCACGACGCGCTCCTGCGCGCCCAGGGCCGCCAGCGTTCTCTGCTGCGTCGACGCACCTCTAGTGCCGGCAGCCGGGG GAAGGTGGTGAGGCGGGTGAGCCTGACCCAGCGCACCAGCCTGTACCGCAAGGAGCACGCCCAGGAGGCCATCGTATGGCAACAGCCCCCGCCTACCAGCCCGGAGCCGTCAGAGGAGGATGAGGACCGCCAGACAGACGCGGAGCTCCGGCGGCCGCCCCCCGAA GAGGAGGACCCAGAGGCGGCCAGGCAGCACAACGGCCGAGTGGGGGCGCCCCCCGGGCGGCACCTGTACTCCAAGCGGCTGGACCGAAGTGTCTCCTACCAGCtgagctccctggagaacaccACCCCTGACGCCCTGGTCCAGGCCAAGGCCCCCCACACCCTGGCAGAGCTGAAGCGTCAGCGGGCTGCCGCTAAGCTGCAGCGACCCCCGCCTGAGGGGCTCGGGGCCGCTGAGTCTGAACTGCCTGTGGACACTGCGACCCCCCAGCTGGAGTGTGGCTGTGGGGCTGGAGGAGACCCACCCCTGCTCAGACTCACAGCCCCCTCAGAAGCAGCCCGCGTGGAGAAGAGGCCGTGCTGCCTGCTCATGTGA
- the PPP1R16A gene encoding protein phosphatase 1 regulatory subunit 16A isoform X2 encodes MAEHLELLAEMPTVGRMSTQERLKHAQKRRAQQVKMWAQAEKEAHGRRGQRTQSQKEAADGRPQKRVLFPPSVALLEAAARNDLEEVRQFLESGVSPDLANEDGLTALHQSCIDDFREMVQQLLEAGAKVNARDSECWTPLHAAATCGHLHLVELLIAGGADLLAVNTDGNMPYDLCEDEQTLDCLETAMASRGECSPACLPGQQGAGRGGWCAGGGALSPLPRRHHPGQHRAGPGLARAAYAGGHPEPAAGGGRPQCPPGPRRHAATHRRSQRVRRGGCPAAGTRGQPEHQGPRRLGAAARSGLLGPGEHLRGGGAGRARRLRRLQQPGLAGPQVQLVELLVAHGADLNGKSLMEETPLDVCGDEEVRAKLLELKHKHDALLRAQGRQRSLLRRRTSSAGSRGKVVRRVSLTQRTSLYRKEHAQEAIVWQQPPPTSPEPSEEDEDRQTDAELRRPPPEEEDPEAARQHNGRVGAPPGRHLYSKRLDRSVSYQLSSLENTTPDALVQAKAPHTLAELKRQRAAAKLQRPPPEGLGAAESELPVDTATPQLECGCGAGGDPPLLRLTAPSEAARVEKRPCCLLM; translated from the exons AGCGGACGCAGTCACAGAAGGAGGCGGCCGACGGCCGGCCACAGAAGCGGGTCCTCTTCCCCCCAAGCGTTGCCCTTCTGGAGGCGGCTGCCCGGAATGACCTGGAGGAAG TCCGTCAGTTCCTCGAGAGTGGGGTCAGCCCTGACCTGGCCAATGAGGACGGCCTGACCGCCCTGCATCAG AGCTGCATTGATGACTTCCGGGAGATGGTGCAGCAGCTCCTGGAGGCTGGGGCCAAGGTCAATGCCCGTGACAGTGAGTGCTGGACACCCTTGCACGCCGCGGCCACCTGTGGCCACCTGCACCTGGTGGAGCTGCTCATTGCTGG TGGTGCCGACCTCCTGGCAGTCAACACGGACGGGAACATGCCCTATGACCTGTGTGAGGACGAGCAGACACTGGACTGCCTGGAGACGGCCATGGCCAGCCGTGGTGAGTgcagccctgcctgcctgccagggCAGCAGGGCGCAGGGCGCGGCGGGTGGTGTGCTGGGGGTGGAGCCCTGAGCCCGCTGCCCCGCAGGCATCACCCAGGACAGCATCGAGCGGGCCCGGGCCTTGCCCGAGCTGCATATGCTGGAGGACATCCGGAGCCTGCTGCAGGAGGGGGCAGACCTCAATGCCCCCCGGGACCACGGCGCCACGCTG CTACACATCGCCGCAGCCAGCGGGTTCGGCGAGGCGGCTGCCCTGCTGCTGGAACACGGGGCCAGCCTGAGCACCAAGGACCGCGACGGCTGGGAGCCGCTGCACGCAGCGGCCTACTGGGGCCAGGTGAGCACCTGCGGGGCGGTGGGGCCGGGCGGGCTCGGCGGCTCCGCAGGCTTCAGCAGCCCGGGCTCGCCGGCCCACAGGTGCAGCTGGTGGAGCTGCTCGTGGCACACGGGGCTGACCTGAACGGCAAATCCCTGATGGAAGAGACGCCTCTCG ACGTGTGCGGGGACGAGGAGGTGCGGGCCAAGCTGCTGGAGCTGAAACACAAGCACGACGCGCTCCTGCGCGCCCAGGGCCGCCAGCGTTCTCTGCTGCGTCGACGCACCTCTAGTGCCGGCAGCCGGGG GAAGGTGGTGAGGCGGGTGAGCCTGACCCAGCGCACCAGCCTGTACCGCAAGGAGCACGCCCAGGAGGCCATCGTATGGCAACAGCCCCCGCCTACCAGCCCGGAGCCGTCAGAGGAGGATGAGGACCGCCAGACAGACGCGGAGCTCCGGCGGCCGCCCCCCGAA GAGGAGGACCCAGAGGCGGCCAGGCAGCACAACGGCCGAGTGGGGGCGCCCCCCGGGCGGCACCTGTACTCCAAGCGGCTGGACCGAAGTGTCTCCTACCAGCtgagctccctggagaacaccACCCCTGACGCCCTGGTCCAGGCCAAGGCCCCCCACACCCTGGCAGAGCTGAAGCGTCAGCGGGCTGCCGCTAAGCTGCAGCGACCCCCGCCTGAGGGGCTCGGGGCCGCTGAGTCTGAACTGCCTGTGGACACTGCGACCCCCCAGCTGGAGTGTGGCTGTGGGGCTGGAGGAGACCCACCCCTGCTCAGACTCACAGCCCCCTCAGAAGCAGCCCGCGTGGAGAAGAGGCCGTGCTGCCTGCTCATGTGA
- the PPP1R16A gene encoding protein phosphatase 1 regulatory subunit 16A isoform X6 yields the protein MPYDLCEDEQTLDCLETAMASRGECSPACLPGQQGAGRGGWCAGGGALSPLPRRHHPGQHRAGPGLARAAYAGGHPEPAAGGGRPQCPPGPRRHAGEDGATRDAGRGGCCRDAGRGACCRPNQGRDSGAGGLPAATHRRSQRVRRGGCPAAGTRGQPEHQGPRRLGAAARSGLLGPGEHLRGGGAGRARRLRRLQQPGLAGPQVQLVELLVAHGADLNGKSLMEETPLDVCGDEEVRAKLLELKHKHDALLRAQGRQRSLLRRRTSSAGSRGKVVRRVSLTQRTSLYRKEHAQEAIVWQQPPPTSPEPSEEDEDRQTDAELRRPPPEEEDPEAARQHNGRVGAPPGRHLYSKRLDRSVSYQLSSLENTTPDALVQAKAPHTLAELKRQRAAAKLQRPPPEGLGAAESELPVDTATPQLECGCGAGGDPPLLRLTAPSEAARVEKRPCCLLM from the exons ATGCCCTATGACCTGTGTGAGGACGAGCAGACACTGGACTGCCTGGAGACGGCCATGGCCAGCCGTGGTGAGTgcagccctgcctgcctgccagggCAGCAGGGCGCAGGGCGCGGCGGGTGGTGTGCTGGGGGTGGAGCCCTGAGCCCGCTGCCCCGCAGGCATCACCCAGGACAGCATCGAGCGGGCCCGGGCCTTGCCCGAGCTGCATATGCTGGAGGACATCCGGAGCCTGCTGCAGGAGGGGGCAGACCTCAATGCCCCCCGGGACCACGGCGCCACGCTGGTGAGGACGGGGCCACGCGGGACGCAGGCAGGGGAGGCTGCTGCCGGGACGCAGGCAGGGGAGCCTGCTGCCGGCCGAACCAGGGCCGGGACTCAGGGGCCGGCGGTTTGCCTGCAGCTACACATCGCCGCAGCCAGCGGGTTCGGCGAGGCGGCTGCCCTGCTGCTGGAACACGGGGCCAGCCTGAGCACCAAGGACCGCGACGGCTGGGAGCCGCTGCACGCAGCGGCCTACTGGGGCCAGGTGAGCACCTGCGGGGCGGTGGGGCCGGGCGGGCTCGGCGGCTCCGCAGGCTTCAGCAGCCCGGGCTCGCCGGCCCACAGGTGCAGCTGGTGGAGCTGCTCGTGGCACACGGGGCTGACCTGAACGGCAAATCCCTGATGGAAGAGACGCCTCTCG ACGTGTGCGGGGACGAGGAGGTGCGGGCCAAGCTGCTGGAGCTGAAACACAAGCACGACGCGCTCCTGCGCGCCCAGGGCCGCCAGCGTTCTCTGCTGCGTCGACGCACCTCTAGTGCCGGCAGCCGGGG GAAGGTGGTGAGGCGGGTGAGCCTGACCCAGCGCACCAGCCTGTACCGCAAGGAGCACGCCCAGGAGGCCATCGTATGGCAACAGCCCCCGCCTACCAGCCCGGAGCCGTCAGAGGAGGATGAGGACCGCCAGACAGACGCGGAGCTCCGGCGGCCGCCCCCCGAA GAGGAGGACCCAGAGGCGGCCAGGCAGCACAACGGCCGAGTGGGGGCGCCCCCCGGGCGGCACCTGTACTCCAAGCGGCTGGACCGAAGTGTCTCCTACCAGCtgagctccctggagaacaccACCCCTGACGCCCTGGTCCAGGCCAAGGCCCCCCACACCCTGGCAGAGCTGAAGCGTCAGCGGGCTGCCGCTAAGCTGCAGCGACCCCCGCCTGAGGGGCTCGGGGCCGCTGAGTCTGAACTGCCTGTGGACACTGCGACCCCCCAGCTGGAGTGTGGCTGTGGGGCTGGAGGAGACCCACCCCTGCTCAGACTCACAGCCCCCTCAGAAGCAGCCCGCGTGGAGAAGAGGCCGTGCTGCCTGCTCATGTGA
- the PPP1R16A gene encoding protein phosphatase 1 regulatory subunit 16A isoform X1, which translates to MAEHLELLAEMPTVGRMSTQERLKHAQKRRAQQVKMWAQAEKEAHGRRGQRTQSQKEAADGRPQKRVLFPPSVALLEAAARNDLEEVRQFLESGVSPDLANEDGLTALHQSCIDDFREMVQQLLEAGAKVNARDSECWTPLHAAATCGHLHLVELLIAGGADLLAVNTDGNMPYDLCEDEQTLDCLETAMASRGECSPACLPGQQGAGRGGWCAGGGALSPLPRRHHPGQHRAGPGLARAAYAGGHPEPAAGGGRPQCPPGPRRHAGEDGATRDAGRGGCCRDAGRGACCRPNQGRDSGAGGLPAATHRRSQRVRRGGCPAAGTRGQPEHQGPRRLGAAARSGLLGPGEHLRGGGAGRARRLRRLQQPGLAGPQVQLVELLVAHGADLNGKSLMEETPLDVCGDEEVRAKLLELKHKHDALLRAQGRQRSLLRRRTSSAGSRGKVVRRVSLTQRTSLYRKEHAQEAIVWQQPPPTSPEPSEEDEDRQTDAELRRPPPEEEDPEAARQHNGRVGAPPGRHLYSKRLDRSVSYQLSSLENTTPDALVQAKAPHTLAELKRQRAAAKLQRPPPEGLGAAESELPVDTATPQLECGCGAGGDPPLLRLTAPSEAARVEKRPCCLLM; encoded by the exons AGCGGACGCAGTCACAGAAGGAGGCGGCCGACGGCCGGCCACAGAAGCGGGTCCTCTTCCCCCCAAGCGTTGCCCTTCTGGAGGCGGCTGCCCGGAATGACCTGGAGGAAG TCCGTCAGTTCCTCGAGAGTGGGGTCAGCCCTGACCTGGCCAATGAGGACGGCCTGACCGCCCTGCATCAG AGCTGCATTGATGACTTCCGGGAGATGGTGCAGCAGCTCCTGGAGGCTGGGGCCAAGGTCAATGCCCGTGACAGTGAGTGCTGGACACCCTTGCACGCCGCGGCCACCTGTGGCCACCTGCACCTGGTGGAGCTGCTCATTGCTGG TGGTGCCGACCTCCTGGCAGTCAACACGGACGGGAACATGCCCTATGACCTGTGTGAGGACGAGCAGACACTGGACTGCCTGGAGACGGCCATGGCCAGCCGTGGTGAGTgcagccctgcctgcctgccagggCAGCAGGGCGCAGGGCGCGGCGGGTGGTGTGCTGGGGGTGGAGCCCTGAGCCCGCTGCCCCGCAGGCATCACCCAGGACAGCATCGAGCGGGCCCGGGCCTTGCCCGAGCTGCATATGCTGGAGGACATCCGGAGCCTGCTGCAGGAGGGGGCAGACCTCAATGCCCCCCGGGACCACGGCGCCACGCTGGTGAGGACGGGGCCACGCGGGACGCAGGCAGGGGAGGCTGCTGCCGGGACGCAGGCAGGGGAGCCTGCTGCCGGCCGAACCAGGGCCGGGACTCAGGGGCCGGCGGTTTGCCTGCAGCTACACATCGCCGCAGCCAGCGGGTTCGGCGAGGCGGCTGCCCTGCTGCTGGAACACGGGGCCAGCCTGAGCACCAAGGACCGCGACGGCTGGGAGCCGCTGCACGCAGCGGCCTACTGGGGCCAGGTGAGCACCTGCGGGGCGGTGGGGCCGGGCGGGCTCGGCGGCTCCGCAGGCTTCAGCAGCCCGGGCTCGCCGGCCCACAGGTGCAGCTGGTGGAGCTGCTCGTGGCACACGGGGCTGACCTGAACGGCAAATCCCTGATGGAAGAGACGCCTCTCG ACGTGTGCGGGGACGAGGAGGTGCGGGCCAAGCTGCTGGAGCTGAAACACAAGCACGACGCGCTCCTGCGCGCCCAGGGCCGCCAGCGTTCTCTGCTGCGTCGACGCACCTCTAGTGCCGGCAGCCGGGG GAAGGTGGTGAGGCGGGTGAGCCTGACCCAGCGCACCAGCCTGTACCGCAAGGAGCACGCCCAGGAGGCCATCGTATGGCAACAGCCCCCGCCTACCAGCCCGGAGCCGTCAGAGGAGGATGAGGACCGCCAGACAGACGCGGAGCTCCGGCGGCCGCCCCCCGAA GAGGAGGACCCAGAGGCGGCCAGGCAGCACAACGGCCGAGTGGGGGCGCCCCCCGGGCGGCACCTGTACTCCAAGCGGCTGGACCGAAGTGTCTCCTACCAGCtgagctccctggagaacaccACCCCTGACGCCCTGGTCCAGGCCAAGGCCCCCCACACCCTGGCAGAGCTGAAGCGTCAGCGGGCTGCCGCTAAGCTGCAGCGACCCCCGCCTGAGGGGCTCGGGGCCGCTGAGTCTGAACTGCCTGTGGACACTGCGACCCCCCAGCTGGAGTGTGGCTGTGGGGCTGGAGGAGACCCACCCCTGCTCAGACTCACAGCCCCCTCAGAAGCAGCCCGCGTGGAGAAGAGGCCGTGCTGCCTGCTCATGTGA
- the PPP1R16A gene encoding protein phosphatase 1 regulatory subunit 16A isoform X3 produces MAEHLELLAEMPTVGRMSTQERLKHAQKRRAQQVKMWAQAEKEAHGRRGQRTQSQKEAADGRPQKRVLFPPSVALLEAAARNDLEEVRQFLESGVSPDLANEDGLTALHQSCIDDFREMVQQLLEAGAKVNARDSECWTPLHAAATCGHLHLVELLIAGGADLLAVNTDGNMPYDLCEDEQTLDCLETAMASRGECSPACLPGQQGAGRGGWCAGGGALSPLPRRHHPGQHRAGPGLARAAYAGGHPEPAAGGGRPQCPPGPRRHAGEDGATRDAGRGGCCRDAGRGACCRPNQGRDSGAGGLPAATHRRSQRVRRGGCPAAGTRGQPEHQGPRRLGAAARSGLLGPDVCGDEEVRAKLLELKHKHDALLRAQGRQRSLLRRRTSSAGSRGKVVRRVSLTQRTSLYRKEHAQEAIVWQQPPPTSPEPSEEDEDRQTDAELRRPPPEEEDPEAARQHNGRVGAPPGRHLYSKRLDRSVSYQLSSLENTTPDALVQAKAPHTLAELKRQRAAAKLQRPPPEGLGAAESELPVDTATPQLECGCGAGGDPPLLRLTAPSEAARVEKRPCCLLM; encoded by the exons AGCGGACGCAGTCACAGAAGGAGGCGGCCGACGGCCGGCCACAGAAGCGGGTCCTCTTCCCCCCAAGCGTTGCCCTTCTGGAGGCGGCTGCCCGGAATGACCTGGAGGAAG TCCGTCAGTTCCTCGAGAGTGGGGTCAGCCCTGACCTGGCCAATGAGGACGGCCTGACCGCCCTGCATCAG AGCTGCATTGATGACTTCCGGGAGATGGTGCAGCAGCTCCTGGAGGCTGGGGCCAAGGTCAATGCCCGTGACAGTGAGTGCTGGACACCCTTGCACGCCGCGGCCACCTGTGGCCACCTGCACCTGGTGGAGCTGCTCATTGCTGG TGGTGCCGACCTCCTGGCAGTCAACACGGACGGGAACATGCCCTATGACCTGTGTGAGGACGAGCAGACACTGGACTGCCTGGAGACGGCCATGGCCAGCCGTGGTGAGTgcagccctgcctgcctgccagggCAGCAGGGCGCAGGGCGCGGCGGGTGGTGTGCTGGGGGTGGAGCCCTGAGCCCGCTGCCCCGCAGGCATCACCCAGGACAGCATCGAGCGGGCCCGGGCCTTGCCCGAGCTGCATATGCTGGAGGACATCCGGAGCCTGCTGCAGGAGGGGGCAGACCTCAATGCCCCCCGGGACCACGGCGCCACGCTGGTGAGGACGGGGCCACGCGGGACGCAGGCAGGGGAGGCTGCTGCCGGGACGCAGGCAGGGGAGCCTGCTGCCGGCCGAACCAGGGCCGGGACTCAGGGGCCGGCGGTTTGCCTGCAGCTACACATCGCCGCAGCCAGCGGGTTCGGCGAGGCGGCTGCCCTGCTGCTGGAACACGGGGCCAGCCTGAGCACCAAGGACCGCGACGGCTGGGAGCCGCTGCACGCAGCGGCCTACTGGGGCCAG ACGTGTGCGGGGACGAGGAGGTGCGGGCCAAGCTGCTGGAGCTGAAACACAAGCACGACGCGCTCCTGCGCGCCCAGGGCCGCCAGCGTTCTCTGCTGCGTCGACGCACCTCTAGTGCCGGCAGCCGGGG GAAGGTGGTGAGGCGGGTGAGCCTGACCCAGCGCACCAGCCTGTACCGCAAGGAGCACGCCCAGGAGGCCATCGTATGGCAACAGCCCCCGCCTACCAGCCCGGAGCCGTCAGAGGAGGATGAGGACCGCCAGACAGACGCGGAGCTCCGGCGGCCGCCCCCCGAA GAGGAGGACCCAGAGGCGGCCAGGCAGCACAACGGCCGAGTGGGGGCGCCCCCCGGGCGGCACCTGTACTCCAAGCGGCTGGACCGAAGTGTCTCCTACCAGCtgagctccctggagaacaccACCCCTGACGCCCTGGTCCAGGCCAAGGCCCCCCACACCCTGGCAGAGCTGAAGCGTCAGCGGGCTGCCGCTAAGCTGCAGCGACCCCCGCCTGAGGGGCTCGGGGCCGCTGAGTCTGAACTGCCTGTGGACACTGCGACCCCCCAGCTGGAGTGTGGCTGTGGGGCTGGAGGAGACCCACCCCTGCTCAGACTCACAGCCCCCTCAGAAGCAGCCCGCGTGGAGAAGAGGCCGTGCTGCCTGCTCATGTGA